Proteins from a single region of Flavobacteriales bacterium:
- a CDS encoding DinB family protein, with protein MEYDKKEIISQLEKQSKAIRSWFLDKPIEKMEAAPDGAWTAGQHLLHLVKSTKPLAKGMGYPRILLLLKFGKAKRPSRSYEDTIKAYTDALSNGGKAMGEYVPRAVKKEEREVLVERFKEEMGLLINQVHQWSESNLDSTAVPHPLIGNLTLREMLYFTIYHMEHHLNSLNERYS; from the coding sequence ATGGAGTACGATAAGAAAGAAATCATCAGCCAACTGGAAAAACAGTCAAAGGCTATTCGAAGTTGGTTTTTAGATAAGCCTATCGAGAAAATGGAAGCAGCACCAGATGGTGCTTGGACGGCAGGTCAGCATTTGCTCCATTTAGTCAAAAGCACAAAACCTTTGGCCAAAGGAATGGGATATCCGAGGATTTTGCTGTTGCTGAAATTCGGAAAGGCAAAGCGCCCAAGTCGTAGTTATGAAGACACGATAAAAGCATATACCGATGCGCTTAGCAATGGTGGAAAGGCAATGGGAGAATACGTGCCTCGCGCTGTCAAAAAGGAAGAAAGAGAAGTTTTGGTTGAACGTTTTAAGGAAGAAATGGGCTTGTTGATCAATCAGGTACATCAATGGTCAGAGTCCAATTTAGACTCAACGGCAGTTCCTCATCCGCTCATCGGCAACTTGACACTCCGCGAAATGCTTTACTTCACCATTTATCACATGGAACATCACTTGAATAGTTTGAATGAGCGCTATTCATAA
- a CDS encoding MBOAT family protein codes for MLFNSIEFLLFCLVVFPSYFLLPHRHRWILLLAASVFFYGFWKAEYLLLILVSAVTDYFCGLKMAGSDSKAARKPFLILSLVVNLGILFTFKYFNFFLESTSGLWGLAGNTSSWNLILPMGISFYTFQTMAYTIDVYYGRIVPERNFGIFSLYVTFFPQLVAGPIERASHLLPQLRKVHVWSSERFVSGIRLILWGLFKKTVLADRLASIVDPIYGANDTFGGLVMAIATVFFAFQIYCDFSGYSDMAIGLARILGVDLMKNFRSPYFSGSIREFWSRWHISLSTWFRDYLYIPLGGNRSGILRTNLNLLTVFLVSGLWHGANWTFVVWGGLHGSYLVVENLFRSVHLPSSNNLILKWLKIGACFILVTFSWIFFRANNITHAFEVITQLTTISIMELKDLAWLLRQIAVLDTHNFLQPVNIGGVRIPVTLGGFLFVSVLIPAMSMFEFAFESNSFNLQKRLSGNIATVITLSALIILIVVFGMFSGNKFIYFQF; via the coding sequence ATGCTATTCAATTCAATCGAATTCCTTCTTTTTTGTTTGGTGGTGTTCCCATCATACTTTCTTCTACCCCATAGGCATAGATGGATACTCTTACTTGCTGCAAGTGTATTCTTTTACGGTTTTTGGAAAGCGGAATACCTCCTACTGATTCTCGTTTCAGCTGTTACCGATTATTTCTGCGGTCTGAAGATGGCTGGTTCAGATAGTAAAGCAGCTCGAAAGCCATTTCTAATTCTGTCCCTAGTTGTGAATCTAGGAATTCTATTTACGTTCAAATATTTCAACTTTTTTCTAGAAAGCACCTCTGGATTGTGGGGATTAGCGGGAAACACAAGTAGCTGGAATCTCATTCTACCAATGGGAATATCGTTTTACACATTCCAAACCATGGCTTACACCATTGATGTGTATTACGGCAGGATAGTACCAGAAAGGAATTTTGGCATTTTCTCTCTGTATGTCACGTTCTTCCCTCAGTTGGTTGCTGGGCCTATCGAAAGAGCTTCTCACTTGCTGCCACAATTACGGAAAGTTCACGTTTGGTCATCCGAAAGGTTTGTTTCTGGCATTCGCTTAATTCTCTGGGGGCTATTCAAAAAAACTGTTCTTGCGGATCGGCTTGCTTCTATCGTGGACCCAATTTATGGCGCGAATGACACTTTTGGAGGATTGGTCATGGCAATTGCAACTGTGTTCTTCGCTTTTCAGATCTATTGCGATTTTTCTGGATATTCCGATATGGCTATTGGGCTTGCCAGAATTCTGGGAGTAGACCTAATGAAGAATTTCAGATCGCCCTATTTTTCAGGAAGTATCCGCGAATTTTGGAGTCGCTGGCACATTTCGCTTTCAACTTGGTTTCGCGACTACCTATACATTCCTCTTGGTGGCAATAGATCTGGCATATTGCGCACAAACCTCAATCTGTTAACCGTATTTTTAGTCAGCGGACTTTGGCATGGAGCCAATTGGACGTTTGTTGTTTGGGGCGGATTACACGGCAGTTATCTGGTAGTAGAAAATCTTTTCAGGTCTGTTCATCTCCCGTCATCAAATAATTTGATTCTAAAGTGGTTGAAAATCGGAGCGTGCTTCATACTGGTAACCTTCAGCTGGATATTTTTTCGAGCCAACAATATCACTCACGCATTTGAGGTCATAACTCAACTGACTACAATTTCAATAATGGAATTGAAAGACCTTGCTTGGTTGCTTAGACAGATTGCTGTATTGGACACTCATAATTTTCTTCAACCTGTTAATATCGGAGGAGTGAGAATCCCAGTGACCTTAGGTGGGTTTCTATTTGTGAGCGTACTTATTCCTGCAATGAGCATGTTCGAATTCGCTTTTGAATCAAATTCATTCAACCTTCAGAAACGATTATCGGGGAATATTGCCACGGTAATTACACTAAGCGCGCTGATAATACTGATCGTTGTTTTTGGGATGTTCAGTGGTAATAAGTTCATATACTTCCAGTTTTAA